The sequence GCCGCTAACCATATAATCAACGAAAGATAATAAATCATTTCGGATAAACTGGAAGACGTTTACAAATTGCTAATACTTTTTCTTTGGTTTCAGCAATCACTTGTTCTTCATTTTCTTTGCCTAAAGCATCTAAAACATCACACATCCAGCCAGCTAATTCACGCACATCATTTTCATTGAAACCACGGCGAGTCACAGATGGTGTACCTACACGGATACCTGAAGTAACAAATGGTTTTTGCGGATCGTTTGGTACAGCATTTTTATTCACGGTAATATTTGCTTTGCCTAATGCCGCATCTGCTGCTTTACCCGTTAATCCTTGTTTGATGAAACTTACTAAGAACAAGTGGTTTTCAGTACCATTTGACACAACGTCATAACCACGTTGTTTAAATACTTCAACCATCGCTTTTGCATTTTTCAACACATTTGCTTGGTATTCTTTATATTGAGGCTCTAATGCTTCTTTAAAGCAAACTGCTTTTGCCGCAATAATATGAACTAATGGACCACCTTGGTTTGCAGGGAATACGGATGATTGTAATTTTTTGTAGATTTCTTCATCACCACAAGATGAAAGAATTAAACCACCACGCGGACCGCCCAATGTTTTATGGGTTGTTGTTGTAACAACATGTGCATGAGGCAATGGATTTGGATATAACCCCGCAGCAATTAATCCTGCTACATGCGCCATATCCACAAATAAATATGCACCAACTTCATCTGCGATTTCACGCATTTTCGCCCAATCCACAACTTGTGAATAAGCCGAGAAACCAGCGACGATAAGTTTTGGCTTACATTCTAATGCTTTTTGACGAACATCTTCATAATCAATTAAGCCATCCGCAGTGATTCCATAAAGCACAGAGTTATAAATCTTGCCTGAGAAACTTACTTTTGCACCGTGAGTTAAGTGCCCACCGTGAGCCAAATCCATACCTAAAATAGTATCGCCCGCATTAATCAATGCACCATACACCGCAGCATTTGCTTGTGAACCAGAGTGCGGTTGAACATTCACGTAATCTGCACCAAATAATTCTTTCGCACGGTCAATTGCTAATTGCTCCACAATGTCTGCATACTCACAACCGCCGTAATAACGTTTACCTGGATAGCCTTCAGCGTATTTATTAGTGAATTGTGAACCTTGAGCTTCCATCACACGCGGACTAGCATAGTTTTCAGATGCAATTAGTTCGATATGTTCTTCTTGACGACGATTTTCATCTTGGATCGCTTGCCACAATACGGGATCGTAATCAGCGATAGTCATATTTCTTGTAAACATTGTGTTCTCCTGTTATGTAACTTATGGCAGATAGTTTAACTGTTTATAGATAAAAACTTAATTAAAATTTCATTCCTAAATTTTCATCACTTAAATGAAATTAATTCATCATAGAGTCTAATTTAATGAACATATTCTTGTTTACCATTAGATTCTATTTTTAGGTATCCAGCATCACCTGTTAGAATATTTCCATTAACAACCCCTTTATCGCAAGTGCTAACTGAGTAGTTATATCCCATTATATTAATAATAAAACTAGATAACTGATTATGAAATGAAAC comes from Haemophilus haemolyticus and encodes:
- the glyA gene encoding serine hydroxymethyltransferase, translating into MFTRNMTIADYDPVLWQAIQDENRRQEEHIELIASENYASPRVMEAQGSQFTNKYAEGYPGKRYYGGCEYADIVEQLAIDRAKELFGADYVNVQPHSGSQANAAVYGALINAGDTILGMDLAHGGHLTHGAKVSFSGKIYNSVLYGITADGLIDYEDVRQKALECKPKLIVAGFSAYSQVVDWAKMREIADEVGAYLFVDMAHVAGLIAAGLYPNPLPHAHVVTTTTHKTLGGPRGGLILSSCGDEEIYKKLQSSVFPANQGGPLVHIIAAKAVCFKEALEPQYKEYQANVLKNAKAMVEVFKQRGYDVVSNGTENHLFLVSFIKQGLTGKAADAALGKANITVNKNAVPNDPQKPFVTSGIRVGTPSVTRRGFNENDVRELAGWMCDVLDALGKENEEQVIAETKEKVLAICKRLPVYPK